Proteins found in one Zonotrichia leucophrys gambelii isolate GWCS_2022_RI chromosome 28, RI_Zleu_2.0, whole genome shotgun sequence genomic segment:
- the TMEM38A gene encoding trimeric intracellular cation channel type A isoform X2, which produces MSRRSPFASWLCAMLHCFGSYILADLLLGEAPVAYFSHNSSVILATAVWYLIFFCPMNLFYKCVSFLPVKLILVAMKEVVRVRKISAGVHHAHHLYHHGWFVMVATGWLKGSGVALMSNFEQLLRGVWKPETNEILHMSFPTKASLYGTVLFTLQQTHWLPISEANLIFFFSMFMIVCKVFMTATHSHASPFAPLENLLCPVLFGSVPSGHPSHHHDHHEVSHPPPPPPPAKSKEELNEGTRKRKAKKAE; this is translated from the exons ATGTCCCGGAGGAGCCCTTTTGcctcctggctctgtgccatGCTCCACTGCTTTGGGAGCTACATCCTGGCTgacctgctgctgggagaggctccCGTCGCCTACTTCAGCCACAACTCCAGCGTCATCCTGGCCACAGCAGTGTG gtaCCTGATATTCTTCTGCCCCATGAACCTCTTCTACAAGTGTGTCAGCTTCCTGCCCGTGAAGCTGATCCTGGTGGCCATGAAGGAGGTGGTGCGGGTGCGCAAGATCTCGGCCGGGGTGCACCACGCTCACCACCTGTACCACCACGGCTGGTTCGTCATGGTGGCCACGGGGTGGCTCAAAG GTTCTGGTGTGGCCTTGATGTCAAACTTTGAGCAGCTGCTGCGTGGGGTCTGGAAGcctgaaacaaatgaaattctTCATATGTCCTT ccCTACAAAGGCCAGTCTGTATGGCACAGTCCTCTTCACCCTGCAGCAGACCCACTGGCTCCCCATCTCTGAAGCCAACCTCATCTTCTTTTTCAGCATGTTCATGATAGTCTGCAAG GTTTTCATGACGGCCACTCACTCCCACGCCTCACCCTTTGCTCCTCTGGAGAACCTCCTCTGCCCTGTCCTCTTTGGCTCTGTCCCCAGCGGCCACCCAAGCCACCACCACGACCACCACGAGGTttcccaccctcctcctcctcctcctcctgccaagTCCAAAGAGGAGCTGAACGAAGGCACcaggaaaaggaaggcaaagaaAGCTGAATAA
- the TMEM38A gene encoding trimeric intracellular cation channel type A isoform X1 yields the protein MDLAEALPLGELAAAFAALPVFPLFDTAYFIISVLYLKYEPGAVEMSRRSPFASWLCAMLHCFGSYILADLLLGEAPVAYFSHNSSVILATAVWYLIFFCPMNLFYKCVSFLPVKLILVAMKEVVRVRKISAGVHHAHHLYHHGWFVMVATGWLKGSGVALMSNFEQLLRGVWKPETNEILHMSFPTKASLYGTVLFTLQQTHWLPISEANLIFFFSMFMIVCKVFMTATHSHASPFAPLENLLCPVLFGSVPSGHPSHHHDHHEVSHPPPPPPPAKSKEELNEGTRKRKAKKAE from the exons ATGGATCTGGCGGAGGCGCTGCCCCTCGGGGAGCTGGCGGCCGCCTTCGCCGCGCTGCCGGTGTTCCCGCTCTTCGACACCGCCTACTTCATCATCTCCGTCCTCTACCTCAAGTACGAGCCCG GAGCCGTGGAGATGTCCCGGAGGAGCCCTTTTGcctcctggctctgtgccatGCTCCACTGCTTTGGGAGCTACATCCTGGCTgacctgctgctgggagaggctccCGTCGCCTACTTCAGCCACAACTCCAGCGTCATCCTGGCCACAGCAGTGTG gtaCCTGATATTCTTCTGCCCCATGAACCTCTTCTACAAGTGTGTCAGCTTCCTGCCCGTGAAGCTGATCCTGGTGGCCATGAAGGAGGTGGTGCGGGTGCGCAAGATCTCGGCCGGGGTGCACCACGCTCACCACCTGTACCACCACGGCTGGTTCGTCATGGTGGCCACGGGGTGGCTCAAAG GTTCTGGTGTGGCCTTGATGTCAAACTTTGAGCAGCTGCTGCGTGGGGTCTGGAAGcctgaaacaaatgaaattctTCATATGTCCTT ccCTACAAAGGCCAGTCTGTATGGCACAGTCCTCTTCACCCTGCAGCAGACCCACTGGCTCCCCATCTCTGAAGCCAACCTCATCTTCTTTTTCAGCATGTTCATGATAGTCTGCAAG GTTTTCATGACGGCCACTCACTCCCACGCCTCACCCTTTGCTCCTCTGGAGAACCTCCTCTGCCCTGTCCTCTTTGGCTCTGTCCCCAGCGGCCACCCAAGCCACCACCACGACCACCACGAGGTttcccaccctcctcctcctcctcctcctgccaagTCCAAAGAGGAGCTGAACGAAGGCACcaggaaaaggaaggcaaagaaAGCTGAATAA
- the SMIM7 gene encoding small integral membrane protein 7: MIGDLLLCGTLLVNAGAVLNFRLRRRDTEGFGEEQREPTTGDNIREFLLSLRYFRIFIALWNIFMMFCMIVLFGS; encoded by the exons ATGATCGGGGATCTGCTGCTCTGCGG GACGCTGCTGGTGAACGCCGGTGCCGTGCTCAACTTCAGGCT gaggaggagggacacggagggattcggagaggagcagagggaacccACGACCG GTGACAATATCAGAGAGTTCTTGCTGAGTCTCAGGTATTTCCGAATCTTCATTGCCCTGTGGAATATCTTCATGATGTTCTGCATGATTGT GTTATTTGGATCTTGA